The following is a genomic window from Syntrophaceae bacterium.
AAAATCTGGAACCTGAAGAAGCCGGTGATTGCGGCGATCCAGGGCTTCTGCCTCGGCGGCGGCCTGGAGTATGCCCTGGCCTGCGATCTCCGGACGGCCTCGGAAAAGGCCCGCTTCGCCGTCCCCGAGATCAACATCGGGATCATGCCGGGCAGCGCGGGTACCCAGCGACTGGCTCGGATGATCGGCATCACCAAGGCCAAGCAGATGTGCTTCACGGGCGACATGATCGGGGCCCGGGAAGCGCTGGATCTCGGAATCCTCAATGAAGTGTACCCGCCGGACGAACTCCTGCCGAAGACGATCGAACTGGCGAAGAAGATCGCCTCCAAGAGCGCGCCGGCCATTACACTGATCAAGTCCGCCATCAACAAGGGAACCCAGATGGACCTCGAATCGGCGTCCATGTTCGA
Proteins encoded in this region:
- a CDS encoding crotonase → MNSTEVVLYETEEAIAFLTFNRPEAMNALNTEVNLKLIELLGRAEDDPDVRVIILKGAGDKAFVAGGDIKEMLDKDSMGARDYALAAKRVIDKIWNLKKPVIAAIQGFCLGGGLEYALACDLRTASEKARFAVPEINIGIMPGSAGTQRLARMIGITKAKQMCFTGDMIGAREALDLGILNEVYPPDELLPKTIELAKKIASKSAPAITLIKSAINKGTQMDLESASMFEIDCFGLCFSTKEQKVGMQAFVGKKK